The following coding sequences lie in one Pseudomonas monsensis genomic window:
- a CDS encoding YqgE/AlgH family protein yields the protein MKNVSPSYLKHHFLIAMPHMADPNFAHTLTYIVEHTANGAMGLVVNRPQELNLADILEQLRPDIEPPALCQHVPIFIGGPVQTDRGFVLHPAGQMFQATAQLDGDLALSTSQDVLFAIADGAGPAKSLIALGYAGWEAGQLEAELADNAWLTCPYDADILFNTSSELRLEAAARHLGINLSLLTSQAGHA from the coding sequence ATGAAAAACGTCAGCCCCAGCTACCTCAAGCATCACTTCCTGATCGCCATGCCACACATGGCCGACCCGAACTTTGCCCACACCTTGACCTACATCGTCGAGCACACGGCCAATGGCGCCATGGGGCTGGTGGTCAATCGACCGCAAGAGCTGAACCTGGCTGACATCCTCGAACAACTGCGCCCGGACATCGAGCCGCCAGCACTCTGCCAGCACGTACCGATTTTCATCGGCGGCCCGGTGCAGACTGATCGTGGTTTTGTCCTGCACCCGGCCGGCCAGATGTTCCAGGCCACCGCGCAACTGGACGGCGATCTGGCGCTCTCCACTTCCCAGGACGTGCTGTTTGCCATCGCGGACGGTGCAGGCCCGGCGAAAAGCCTGATCGCCCTCGGTTACGCGGGTTGGGAAGCCGGGCAACTGGAGGCCGAACTGGCCGACAACGCCTGGCTGACCTGCCCGTACGATGCCGACATCCTGTTCAACACCAGCAGCGAACTGCGTCTGGAAGCGGCGGCACGGCACCTGGGGATCAACCTCAGTCTGCTGACCAGCCAGGCAGGCCACGCCTGA
- the ruvX gene encoding Holliday junction resolvase RuvX yields the protein MALRLILGFDYGTKQIGVAVGQVITGQARELCTLKAQNGVPDWNQVEALFKEWKPDAVVVGLPLNMDGTPSEMCLRAEKFARRLNGRFNVPFYTHDERLTTFEAKGERLVRGGQKGSYRDNPVDAIAAALLLQGWLDENTALFES from the coding sequence ATGGCCCTGCGTCTGATTCTCGGCTTCGACTACGGCACCAAACAGATCGGCGTTGCAGTCGGCCAGGTGATTACCGGCCAGGCCCGCGAGCTGTGCACCCTGAAAGCGCAGAACGGCGTTCCGGACTGGAACCAGGTCGAAGCGCTGTTCAAGGAATGGAAACCCGACGCCGTGGTGGTTGGCCTGCCGCTGAACATGGACGGCACGCCCAGCGAAATGTGCCTGCGCGCCGAGAAATTCGCCCGACGTCTCAACGGCCGCTTCAATGTGCCCTTCTATACCCACGACGAACGCCTGACCACCTTTGAGGCCAAAGGCGAGCGACTGGTGCGTGGCGGGCAGAAAGGCAGTTACCGCGACAACCCGGTGGACGCCATCGCCGCCGCTCTGCTGTTGCAGGGCTGGCTCGATGAAAACACTGCATTGTTTGAATCCTGA
- a CDS encoding energy transducer TonB translates to MTLPSDLPAELAHRGVRPADRLGFTLFLAALIHLALLLGVGFTMVEPKQISKTLEITLATFKSDTKPKKADFLAQENQEGSGTLDKKAIPKTTEVAPFQDNQVKKVTPPPAAKPEVREAAPKAAVTTVAPKQQKAPTKKEETKTETKPAVDAPTFDSSQLSSDIASLEAELAKEQQLYAKRPRIHRLSAASTMRDKGAWYKDDWRKKVERIGNLNYPEEARRKQIYGNLRLMVSINRDGSLYEVLVLESSGQPLLDQAAQRIVRLAAPFAPFTGDLSDIDRLEIIRTWKFARGDKLSSN, encoded by the coding sequence ATGACCCTCCCGTCCGATCTGCCCGCAGAACTCGCCCACCGTGGCGTGCGCCCGGCCGATCGCCTCGGATTTACCTTGTTTCTCGCGGCGCTGATTCATTTGGCGCTGCTGCTCGGCGTCGGCTTCACCATGGTCGAGCCCAAGCAAATCAGCAAAACCCTGGAAATCACCCTCGCCACCTTCAAGAGCGACACCAAGCCGAAGAAGGCCGATTTCCTCGCCCAGGAAAACCAGGAGGGCAGCGGCACGCTGGACAAGAAGGCGATCCCCAAGACCACCGAGGTCGCGCCGTTCCAGGACAATCAGGTCAAGAAAGTCACCCCGCCTCCGGCCGCCAAGCCGGAAGTCCGTGAAGCCGCGCCCAAGGCTGCCGTAACCACGGTCGCGCCGAAACAGCAAAAGGCGCCGACCAAGAAAGAAGAAACCAAGACCGAGACCAAACCGGCGGTCGACGCACCGACGTTCGATAGCTCGCAGCTGTCCAGCGACATCGCCAGCCTCGAAGCGGAACTGGCCAAGGAACAACAGCTGTACGCCAAACGCCCGCGCATTCACCGTTTGAGCGCCGCCTCGACCATGCGCGACAAGGGCGCCTGGTACAAGGATGACTGGCGCAAGAAGGTCGAGCGGATCGGCAACCTCAATTACCCGGAAGAAGCCCGGCGCAAGCAGATCTACGGCAACCTGCGCCTGATGGTCTCGATCAACCGCGACGGCTCGCTGTATGAAGTGCTGGTGCTCGAATCCTCCGGCCAGCCACTGCTGGATCAGGCGGCCCAGCGCATCGTCCGGCTGGCCGCACCGTTTGCACCGTTTACCGGTGATCTGTCGGATATCGACCGACTGGAAATCATCCGCACCTGGAAATTCGCCCGGGGCGACAAACTCTCGAGCAACTGA